In the genome of Pseudomonas sp. P5_109, one region contains:
- a CDS encoding RidA family protein, whose protein sequence is MKQAIKTDLFASRAPLEWAVVGNGTLYTAQIPIDRQGQVVSGGIEAQTRQTLDNLRHTLQAAGSSLDAVTQVLIYVTDRSYLATVNAVYAEYFQAPYPNRAAIVVAGLAREEMLVELVVYACMD, encoded by the coding sequence ATGAAACAGGCGATCAAGACCGATCTCTTTGCCTCGCGCGCGCCATTGGAATGGGCGGTTGTCGGCAACGGCACGCTGTACACCGCGCAAATCCCCATCGACCGTCAGGGCCAGGTGGTGAGCGGCGGCATCGAAGCGCAAACCCGGCAAACCCTGGACAACCTGCGCCATACCCTGCAAGCCGCCGGCAGTTCGCTGGACGCGGTCACCCAGGTGCTGATCTACGTCACCGACCGCAGTTATCTGGCAACCGTGAATGCCGTCTACGCCGAGTACTTCCAGGCGCCCTACCCCAATCGTGCTGCCATAGTCGTGGCAGGTTTGGCCCGGGAAGAAATGCTGGTGGAGTTGGTGGTGTACGCCTGTATGGACTGA
- a CDS encoding DUF3726 domain-containing protein, whose protein sequence is MRVSLNEIQVICRKAFEGIGFAPGDCDDAAEMIARLQQQGLDGIGALKKALDFLHDEVDRPIETCYEDATQLTLDAHGQSVLRCAAQAIELGVGKALRGGSALIRIRHCHNRILLLGYLARCAGEGLNFCVYWRDARQELVATFSAGNTHPALRVYDLPQPAQGDEQSINVLMSRHFALLPRLSAEDAAPTFEHSQPTPAGGLQVNDEVWAQLKKLGERVLVESTEESRRRGAGEGSDTR, encoded by the coding sequence ATGCGCGTATCACTCAATGAAATCCAGGTGATCTGCCGCAAGGCCTTCGAAGGCATCGGTTTTGCGCCCGGTGATTGCGACGACGCCGCCGAGATGATCGCCAGGCTGCAACAGCAAGGCCTCGACGGCATCGGCGCGCTGAAAAAGGCCTTGGACTTTCTTCACGATGAAGTCGATCGGCCCATCGAAACCTGCTACGAAGACGCCACGCAACTGACCCTCGATGCCCATGGCCAAAGCGTGTTGCGCTGCGCCGCCCAGGCCATCGAACTGGGGGTGGGCAAGGCCTTGCGTGGCGGTAGTGCGCTGATCCGCATTCGTCACTGCCACAACCGCATTCTGCTGCTGGGCTACCTGGCGCGCTGTGCCGGAGAAGGCCTGAACTTTTGTGTGTATTGGCGCGATGCCCGGCAGGAACTGGTGGCCACCTTCAGCGCCGGGAACACCCACCCGGCCTTGCGCGTGTATGACCTGCCGCAACCGGCGCAGGGCGACGAGCAAAGCATCAACGTGCTGATGTCCAGGCACTTCGCGCTGCTGCCACGGCTGAGTGCCGAAGACGCGGCCCCGACGTTTGAACACAGTCAGCCAACCCCCGCGGGTGGGCTGCAGGTCAATGATGAAGTCTGGGCCCAGTTGAAGAAACTCGGTGAGCGGGTGCTGGTGGAAAGCACCGAAGAATCCCGTCGCCGTGGCGCCGGCGAAGGCAGCGACACCCGATAA
- a CDS encoding BCCT family transporter gives MKTSDTLQADVQPMDLAPPKKDIDWPLFLISGGFLGAFLIAALVDIDGVSHLVNTLFAWSTKFFGLYWQILMLATFAMSLFICFSKCGRVRLGGVDQRPDTSTFNWIAVIMCALLAGGGAFWAAAEPMMHFASPPPLFAGVQPHTEAAAHVALAQSFVHWGFLAWAVLGSLLAIVLMHLHYDKGLPLAPRTLLYPLFGERALKGPIGTLADATSIIAVVAGTIGPIGFLGLQISSALHSVWGIPNDLVVQSITIVLVTVMYTISCLVGLEGIRFVSGINVWLMIGLAVFMVLLGPTAFILGGFPSAFALHLEQFIPMTLFRADPKWLDWWTVFYWGWFIGYAPMVALYVAKISRGRTIREVIMTLSIIAPLVTMFWFTIVGGAGIGMELQTPGIVTAHGAQPEDLLLGVTQNLPLGGLISALFLFLSFISVATNGDAMAFTVAMAMSSNDKPKAWLRAFWAIGMGLAAVVLITIGSGGVTALQSFIVITAVPVSLLILPSLWDALRIARQMAREQAV, from the coding sequence ATGAAAACTTCCGACACCCTGCAAGCCGACGTCCAGCCAATGGACCTTGCACCGCCGAAAAAAGACATCGACTGGCCGCTGTTCCTGATCAGTGGCGGCTTCCTTGGCGCCTTCCTGATCGCGGCACTGGTCGACATCGATGGCGTGTCGCACCTGGTGAACACGCTGTTCGCCTGGTCGACGAAGTTCTTCGGCTTGTACTGGCAGATCCTGATGCTCGCGACCTTCGCCATGAGCCTGTTCATCTGTTTCAGCAAATGCGGGCGGGTACGCCTGGGCGGCGTCGACCAGCGTCCCGATACCAGCACCTTCAACTGGATCGCCGTGATCATGTGCGCCCTGCTCGCTGGCGGCGGCGCGTTCTGGGCGGCAGCGGAACCGATGATGCACTTCGCCAGCCCGCCGCCGTTGTTCGCCGGGGTGCAACCGCACACCGAAGCCGCCGCACACGTTGCGCTCGCGCAATCATTCGTGCACTGGGGCTTCCTGGCCTGGGCAGTGCTGGGCAGCCTGCTGGCCATCGTGCTGATGCATCTGCATTACGACAAAGGCCTGCCGCTGGCGCCGCGCACCCTGCTCTATCCGTTGTTCGGCGAACGTGCGCTCAAGGGACCGATCGGCACGCTGGCGGACGCCACCTCGATCATCGCCGTGGTTGCTGGCACCATCGGCCCGATCGGGTTCCTCGGCCTGCAGATCAGCAGTGCGTTGCACTCGGTATGGGGCATTCCCAACGACCTGGTGGTGCAGTCCATCACCATCGTGCTGGTCACGGTGATGTACACCATCTCCTGCCTGGTCGGGCTGGAGGGCATCCGCTTCGTCAGTGGTATCAACGTCTGGCTGATGATCGGCCTGGCGGTGTTCATGGTGCTGCTCGGGCCCACCGCCTTCATTCTCGGCGGCTTTCCCAGCGCGTTTGCCTTGCACCTGGAGCAGTTCATTCCGATGACCCTGTTCCGCGCCGATCCGAAATGGCTCGACTGGTGGACGGTGTTCTACTGGGGCTGGTTCATTGGCTACGCGCCAATGGTTGCCCTGTACGTGGCGAAGATTTCCCGTGGCCGGACCATCCGTGAAGTGATCATGACCCTGTCGATCATCGCACCGCTGGTGACCATGTTCTGGTTCACCATCGTCGGTGGCGCCGGCATCGGTATGGAATTGCAAACCCCGGGCATCGTCACCGCCCACGGCGCGCAGCCCGAAGACCTGCTGCTGGGCGTGACCCAGAACCTGCCCTTGGGTGGACTGATCTCGGCGCTGTTCCTGTTCCTGAGCTTCATCTCGGTGGCCACCAACGGCGATGCCATGGCGTTCACCGTGGCGATGGCCATGTCCAGCAATGACAAGCCGAAAGCATGGCTGCGGGCCTTCTGGGCCATCGGCATGGGCCTGGCCGCCGTGGTGTTGATCACCATTGGTTCGGGCGGGGTCACGGCGCTGCAATCCTTTATCGTAATTACCGCCGTACCGGTTTCACTGCTGATCCTGCCGTCGCTCTGGGATGCACTGCGCATCGCCCGGCAGATGGCTCGCGAACAGGCAGTCTGA
- a CDS encoding dipeptidase → MHDLLMIDGLQYSHWNEEIFRQMREGGLSAVHATIAYHENARETLSRIGEWNRRFETWPELIRPVREASDIRLAHQEGRVGIFFGFQNCSPIEDDISLVEVFRQLGVLIMQLTYNNQSLLASGCYETEDNGISRFGRQVIREMNRVGMLIDMSHSAERSTLEAIELSSRPVIVSHANPSSFHAAKRNKSNAVLRGIAESGGLLGFSTYPFHLKGASGCTLEDFCDMVASTAELMGVEHIGIGTDLCQQQPLQVLEWMRNGRWSKDKDYGEGSKDNANWPAPLQWFRDSRDFPVIAQGLRDRGFAEDEVRNIMGLNWLRLLENATTAQN, encoded by the coding sequence ATGCACGACTTATTGATGATCGACGGCCTGCAATATTCCCACTGGAACGAAGAGATCTTTCGCCAGATGCGCGAAGGCGGCCTGAGCGCGGTGCACGCCACCATCGCCTACCACGAGAACGCCCGGGAAACCCTGTCGCGCATCGGCGAGTGGAACCGCCGCTTCGAAACCTGGCCCGAGCTGATTCGTCCGGTGCGCGAGGCGTCGGACATTCGCCTGGCCCATCAGGAAGGCCGCGTGGGGATTTTCTTCGGTTTCCAGAACTGCTCGCCGATTGAAGACGACATCAGCCTGGTGGAGGTTTTCCGCCAGCTCGGTGTGCTGATCATGCAGCTCACCTACAACAACCAGAGCCTGCTGGCCAGCGGTTGCTACGAGACCGAAGACAATGGCATCAGCCGTTTCGGCCGCCAGGTGATCCGCGAGATGAACCGCGTCGGCATGCTCATCGACATGTCCCACAGCGCCGAGCGCAGCACGCTTGAAGCCATCGAGCTGTCGAGCCGGCCGGTGATCGTCTCCCACGCCAACCCGTCGAGTTTCCACGCGGCCAAGCGCAACAAATCCAACGCGGTGTTGCGCGGTATCGCCGAGTCCGGCGGCCTGCTCGGTTTCAGCACTTACCCGTTCCACCTCAAGGGTGCGTCGGGCTGCACCCTGGAAGACTTCTGCGACATGGTCGCCAGCACCGCGGAATTGATGGGCGTCGAACACATCGGCATCGGCACCGACCTGTGCCAGCAACAACCGCTGCAAGTGCTCGAATGGATGCGCAACGGGCGCTGGAGCAAAGACAAGGATTACGGCGAAGGATCCAAGGACAACGCCAACTGGCCGGCACCGCTGCAATGGTTCCGTGACAGCCGGGACTTCCCGGTCATCGCCCAGGGCCTGCGCGACCGAGGCTTCGCCGAGGACGAGGTACGCAACATCATGGGACTCAACTGGCTGCGCCTGCTGGAAAACGCTACGACGGCGCAAAACTGA
- a CDS encoding aldehyde dehydrogenase family protein yields the protein MALQPYKNYIGGNWCEGQGVIANHSPSDVQDLIGHYQQASAEQTQDAIAAARDAQPLWAASGLEQRQQVLMAIGNELMARKEELGERLSREEGKPLAEGIGEVNRSAQFFHYYAAEVLRQMGETAASVRPGIEIEVQREPVGVVGIITPWNFPMATAAWKIAPALAFGNAVVFKPANLVPASAWALTEIISRQALPAGTFNLVMGSGAVVGESLIQSADIDALTFTGSLQTGRRVAVATAGNLVRCQLEMGSKNALVVLDDADLDIAVECALNGAFFGTGQKCTASSRLIVCDGIHDRFVEALVARMRQLKVGHALGQGVQIGPVAEARQLEQNLHYLQLAEDEGATLVEGGELLNLEPAGHYMRPALFINTHNSMRINREEIFGPIACVIRVNDYEQALSVLNDTEYGLTAGIITQSLRYASDFKRRARTGCVMVNLPTAGTDYHVPFGGRKASSFGPREQGQYAREFYTVVKTTYVRP from the coding sequence ATGGCACTGCAACCCTACAAAAACTACATCGGCGGCAACTGGTGCGAAGGCCAGGGCGTCATCGCCAACCACAGCCCTTCGGATGTTCAAGACCTCATCGGCCACTACCAGCAAGCCAGCGCCGAGCAAACCCAGGACGCCATCGCCGCCGCCCGCGACGCCCAGCCGTTATGGGCCGCCAGCGGCCTGGAACAGCGCCAGCAAGTGCTGATGGCCATCGGCAACGAGCTGATGGCACGCAAGGAAGAACTCGGCGAACGGCTCTCCCGGGAAGAAGGCAAACCGCTGGCAGAGGGCATCGGCGAGGTCAATCGCTCTGCGCAGTTCTTCCACTACTACGCCGCCGAAGTGCTGCGCCAGATGGGCGAGACCGCCGCCTCGGTACGCCCCGGCATCGAGATCGAAGTGCAGCGTGAACCGGTCGGTGTGGTCGGCATCATCACCCCGTGGAATTTCCCCATGGCCACCGCCGCCTGGAAGATTGCCCCGGCCCTGGCCTTCGGCAATGCCGTGGTGTTCAAACCGGCCAACCTGGTGCCGGCCAGCGCCTGGGCCCTGACCGAAATCATCAGCCGCCAGGCCCTGCCCGCCGGCACCTTCAACCTGGTCATGGGCAGCGGCGCGGTGGTCGGCGAAAGCCTGATCCAGTCCGCCGACATCGATGCGTTGACCTTCACCGGTTCCCTGCAGACCGGTCGCCGCGTCGCGGTCGCCACCGCCGGCAACCTGGTGCGTTGCCAACTGGAAATGGGCAGCAAGAACGCCCTGGTGGTGCTCGATGACGCCGACCTCGACATCGCCGTGGAATGCGCGTTGAACGGCGCCTTCTTCGGCACCGGGCAAAAGTGCACGGCTTCTTCGCGATTGATCGTCTGCGACGGCATCCATGACCGTTTCGTCGAAGCACTGGTGGCGCGCATGCGTCAGCTGAAGGTCGGCCATGCCCTCGGCCAGGGCGTACAGATCGGCCCGGTGGCCGAAGCCCGGCAACTGGAGCAGAACCTCCATTACCTGCAACTGGCCGAAGACGAAGGCGCGACCCTGGTCGAGGGCGGCGAACTGCTCAACCTGGAGCCGGCCGGGCACTACATGCGCCCCGCCCTGTTCATCAATACCCACAACAGCATGCGCATCAACCGCGAGGAAATCTTCGGGCCGATTGCCTGTGTGATCCGGGTCAACGATTACGAACAAGCCTTGTCGGTGTTGAACGATACCGAATACGGCCTCACCGCCGGCATCATCACCCAGTCGCTGCGTTATGCCAGCGACTTCAAGCGCCGGGCCCGCACCGGTTGCGTGATGGTCAACCTGCCCACCGCCGGCACCGATTACCACGTGCCGTTCGGCGGTCGCAAAGCCTCCAGCTTCGGACCACGCGAGCAAGGGCAATACGCCCGCGAGTTCTACACCGTGGTCAAGACCACCTACGTGCGACCTTGA
- a CDS encoding LysR family transcriptional regulator, with translation MLPELKITQLRYFVLVAQLKSFHGAAKQAYRTQPALSLAVRELEQKLGQPLFEKGGKTELTPFGEHCLPLFQDLLAHHDRIAREVSLLARHEIGQVSIATVPSVASRLLPHLLARFVSEHPKMQISMQDGNADSVQQLLVQGQVDFAISSVWTADENIEFVPILSDRVGVVCRHDHPLVASGEALHWSSLQAYPLVRNGTSRLLAGTEAAGLLDSSLLFVSNMISLIAMLEEGIGITTLPSLAFPQGNEKLVFLPLSEPRVERQIGILCRKGQSLSPAAAELMGFLKANMQMVDL, from the coding sequence GTGCTGCCTGAGCTGAAGATTACCCAACTGCGCTATTTCGTCCTGGTCGCCCAGCTGAAAAGCTTTCACGGCGCGGCGAAGCAGGCCTATCGCACGCAACCGGCGCTGTCCCTGGCCGTGCGTGAGCTGGAGCAGAAACTCGGCCAGCCATTGTTCGAAAAGGGCGGCAAGACCGAACTGACACCCTTCGGCGAACACTGCTTGCCGCTGTTCCAGGATTTGCTCGCGCATCACGACCGTATCGCCCGTGAAGTCAGCTTGCTGGCACGGCATGAAATCGGTCAGGTGAGCATCGCCACGGTGCCATCGGTGGCCAGTCGGTTGCTGCCGCATCTGCTGGCACGGTTTGTCAGCGAGCACCCGAAAATGCAGATCAGCATGCAGGACGGCAACGCCGACAGCGTCCAGCAGTTGTTGGTCCAGGGGCAGGTGGACTTTGCGATCAGCAGCGTGTGGACGGCGGACGAAAACATTGAGTTCGTGCCGATCCTGAGTGATCGGGTGGGGGTGGTCTGCCGCCACGATCATCCATTGGTGGCGAGCGGCGAGGCATTGCACTGGTCGAGCCTGCAAGCCTACCCGCTGGTGCGCAATGGCACGTCGCGCTTGCTCGCTGGCACGGAGGCGGCGGGGTTGCTGGACAGCAGTCTGCTGTTCGTCTCCAACATGATTTCGCTGATCGCGATGCTGGAAGAGGGCATCGGCATCACCACGCTGCCGTCCCTGGCGTTCCCGCAGGGCAACGAGAAACTGGTGTTCCTGCCGCTGTCAGAGCCGCGGGTGGAGCGCCAGATCGGCATCCTGTGCCGCAAGGGGCAGAGCCTGTCGCCAGCGGCGGCCGAGTTGATGGGGTTTCTCAAGGCGAACATGCAGATGGTCGATCTGTAA
- a CDS encoding helix-turn-helix transcriptional regulator: protein MLEGLGRTQQDLLNALLHHAGGMSIDELAEHLAVTRTAIRQHLAALERDDLVLRGDTRPTGRRPEQLYRLTDHAREQFPRHYQLLASVLIDEVAAIIGPEALASLMRSMGRKLALDREQQVVDEARIVQHMNQAGYEAEVFFRSGDSPEIVAHNCVFHRLAAEHPVVCELDLALIGALGGGEVEHSECMVRGGHVCRFKLRPTESPEPPLEP, encoded by the coding sequence ATGCTGGAAGGACTGGGCCGAACACAGCAAGACCTGCTCAATGCCCTACTGCACCATGCCGGCGGCATGAGCATTGACGAGTTGGCTGAACATCTGGCCGTCACACGTACGGCGATCCGCCAACACCTGGCGGCGCTGGAGCGTGACGACCTGGTGCTGCGCGGCGACACCCGCCCGACGGGCCGTCGCCCCGAGCAGCTGTATCGGCTCACCGACCACGCGCGGGAGCAATTCCCTCGCCACTATCAGCTGCTGGCCAGCGTATTGATCGATGAAGTCGCCGCCATCATCGGCCCCGAAGCCCTTGCCTCGCTGATGCGCAGCATGGGCCGAAAACTGGCCTTGGACCGTGAACAACAGGTCGTTGACGAAGCCAGGATCGTCCAGCACATGAACCAGGCGGGCTACGAAGCCGAGGTGTTTTTTCGCTCAGGCGACAGCCCGGAAATCGTTGCGCACAACTGCGTGTTCCATCGCCTGGCCGCCGAGCATCCGGTGGTCTGCGAACTGGACCTGGCCTTGATCGGCGCGCTGGGCGGCGGTGAAGTCGAACACAGCGAATGCATGGTGCGTGGCGGGCATGTCTGTCGCTTCAAGCTGCGACCGACAGAAAGCCCGGAGCCGCCACTCGAACCCTGA
- a CDS encoding alpha/beta hydrolase, with the protein MPPTNVSRMSRTLVLLVVIVAALYLALCVALFVFQRALIYYPQPRTVGTAATLLTLPVADAQVLVTVRPHDGPNALVYFGGNAEDVSRNLPGFTQAFPDYALYLLHYRGFGGSSGSPSEEAIARDAITLFDQVYATHPHVAVVGRSLGSGVAVRLASQRPAARLVLITPYNSLEGLAARQFRWFPVRWLLKDKYPSWQYAARITVPTVLIAAGHDEVIPRSSTERLLSHFTKGVASMQVIEGTGHNSIGESPEYLKALGDGL; encoded by the coding sequence ATGCCGCCCACTAACGTTAGTCGAATGTCACGCACCCTGGTGTTGCTCGTCGTCATCGTCGCTGCGCTGTACCTGGCGCTGTGCGTCGCGCTGTTCGTGTTTCAACGGGCGCTGATCTATTACCCGCAACCGCGCACCGTCGGGACAGCCGCAACGCTGCTGACCCTGCCGGTCGCCGACGCACAGGTGCTGGTCACTGTCCGCCCTCACGATGGCCCGAACGCGCTGGTTTATTTCGGCGGCAATGCCGAGGACGTCTCGCGCAACCTGCCCGGGTTCACCCAGGCGTTCCCTGACTACGCCCTGTATCTGCTGCATTACCGTGGCTTTGGCGGGAGTTCCGGCTCGCCATCCGAAGAGGCCATTGCCCGCGATGCCATCACGTTGTTCGACCAGGTGTATGCCACCCATCCGCATGTGGCGGTGGTCGGGCGCAGCCTGGGTTCCGGGGTTGCCGTGCGCCTTGCCAGCCAGCGGCCGGCCGCGCGGCTGGTGCTGATCACGCCCTACAACAGCCTCGAAGGGCTGGCCGCCCGTCAGTTCCGCTGGTTTCCGGTGCGCTGGTTGCTGAAGGACAAATACCCGTCCTGGCAGTACGCCGCCCGCATCACGGTGCCGACGGTATTGATTGCGGCCGGGCATGACGAAGTGATTCCGCGCTCCAGCACCGAGCGCCTGTTGAGTCACTTCACCAAAGGCGTGGCTTCGATGCAGGTCATCGAGGGGACGGGGCATAACTCGATCGGCGAAAGCCCTGAATACCTCAAGGCGCTGGGGGATGGGTTGTAA
- a CDS encoding aldo/keto reductase, which translates to MSHPEGYTRREILTLAAGASAVFTFGPVGAQPAPPTGTGGKTMQTRAIPSSNEPLPIVGLGTYRGFDVEPSQPTYKDLPTVLDALFDKGGTLIDSSPMYGRAEQTIGELLSIHEPRSPAFLATKVWTRGREEGIAQMEQSFALLQTDIIDLMQIHNLLDWQTHLPTLRHWKEAGRIRYIGITHYTASAYEEVEAVLKAEPVDFLQINYALDDRGVEKRLLPLCRERGVAVICNRPFGGGGLLAKLKDKPLPGWAAQVGVKSWPQLALKFLLSHSAVTCVIPGTGNPRYMAENARAGFGPTLTDAQRQQLIALVG; encoded by the coding sequence ATGAGCCATCCTGAGGGTTACACCCGTAGAGAAATACTCACGCTGGCTGCCGGTGCTTCGGCGGTCTTCACGTTCGGTCCGGTGGGGGCACAACCCGCGCCGCCGACGGGAACAGGAGGCAAGACCATGCAGACTCGCGCCATTCCTTCCAGTAACGAGCCCTTGCCGATCGTAGGCTTGGGCACTTATCGCGGATTCGACGTCGAGCCTTCGCAACCGACCTACAAGGACCTGCCCACGGTACTGGATGCGTTGTTCGACAAGGGCGGCACGTTGATCGACAGCTCGCCGATGTATGGTCGCGCCGAACAGACCATCGGCGAACTGCTGTCGATCCATGAGCCACGTTCGCCGGCGTTCCTGGCCACCAAGGTGTGGACCCGGGGCCGCGAAGAAGGCATTGCGCAGATGGAGCAATCCTTCGCCCTGTTGCAGACCGACATTATCGACCTGATGCAGATCCACAACCTGCTGGACTGGCAGACGCACCTGCCGACCCTGCGCCACTGGAAGGAAGCAGGGCGCATCCGCTACATCGGCATCACCCATTACACCGCATCGGCCTATGAAGAAGTCGAAGCGGTACTCAAGGCCGAGCCAGTGGATTTCTTGCAGATCAACTACGCGCTGGATGATCGCGGCGTCGAGAAACGCCTGCTGCCGTTGTGCCGCGAACGGGGCGTGGCGGTGATCTGCAATCGACCGTTTGGCGGTGGCGGCTTGCTGGCCAAACTGAAAGACAAACCGCTGCCAGGCTGGGCGGCGCAAGTCGGGGTCAAGAGCTGGCCGCAACTGGCGCTGAAGTTCCTGCTGTCGCATTCGGCGGTGACCTGCGTGATTCCGGGCACCGGCAACCCGCGCTACATGGCGGAAAATGCCAGGGCCGGATTCGGCCCGACATTGACCGACGCCCAGCGTCAGCAACTGATCGCGCTGGTCGGCTAA
- a CDS encoding peroxiredoxin: MAIRIGDEAPDFTAETTEGTLNFHQWVGDGWAILFSHPKDFTPVCTTELGYLAKLKPEFDKRNTKVLGLSVDPVSDHNRWVGDIAETQGCAVNYPLIGDENLVVAKLYDMIHPNASGGARTAVDNATVRSVFIVGPDKKVKAMLIYPMSAGRNFDEVLRLLDSLQLNAKHTVATPVNWRPGEDVIIPTSVSDEDAKKKYPEGFKTLKPYLRTVAQPK, from the coding sequence ATGGCTATCCGCATTGGCGACGAAGCACCGGATTTCACCGCTGAAACCACCGAAGGCACGCTCAATTTTCACCAATGGGTCGGCGATGGCTGGGCTATCCTGTTTTCCCATCCCAAGGATTTCACCCCGGTGTGCACCACCGAACTGGGTTACCTGGCCAAACTCAAGCCGGAATTCGACAAGCGCAACACCAAGGTCCTCGGCCTCAGCGTCGACCCGGTCAGTGACCATAACCGCTGGGTCGGTGACATTGCCGAGACCCAGGGCTGCGCGGTCAACTATCCGCTGATCGGCGACGAGAACCTGGTGGTGGCCAAGCTCTACGACATGATCCACCCCAATGCCAGCGGCGGCGCGCGTACGGCAGTGGACAACGCCACGGTGCGTTCGGTGTTCATCGTCGGCCCGGACAAGAAGGTCAAGGCCATGCTGATCTACCCGATGAGCGCCGGGCGTAATTTCGATGAAGTGCTGCGCCTGCTCGATTCCCTGCAACTGAATGCCAAGCACACCGTTGCCACGCCGGTGAACTGGCGGCCGGGTGAGGATGTGATCATCCCGACTTCAGTGTCTGACGAAGATGCGAAGAAGAAATACCCGGAGGGCTTCAAGACATTGAAGCCGTATTTGCGGACGGTGGCTCAGCCGAAGTAA
- the yghX gene encoding YghX family hydrolase, producing the protein MPRLTAKDFAPELLELYDYYAHGKINRREFLDRAALFTFGGLTAGALLAALSPNYALAEQVEFTDPDILAEYVTYPSPKGHGQVRGYLVRPAKTAGKVPAVVVVHENRGLNPYIEDVARRVAKAGFIALAPDGLTSVGGYPGNDDKGRELQATVDPEKLMNDFFAAVEWMMKHPAATGKVGITGFCYGGGVTNAAAVAYPELGAAVSFYGRQPTAEEVPRIKAPVMLHYGELDTRINEGWPAYEKALKAGGKTYEAYIYPGCNHGFHNDSTPRYDEAAAKLAWERTVGWFKKYLV; encoded by the coding sequence ATGCCCCGTCTAACCGCAAAAGACTTCGCCCCCGAACTGCTGGAACTCTACGACTACTACGCCCACGGCAAGATCAACCGCCGGGAGTTTCTCGACCGTGCGGCGTTGTTCACCTTCGGCGGCTTGACCGCTGGCGCCCTGCTCGCCGCGCTAAGCCCCAACTATGCGCTGGCCGAGCAGGTCGAGTTCACCGATCCGGACATCCTTGCCGAATACGTCACCTACCCGTCGCCCAAGGGCCACGGCCAGGTTCGCGGTTACCTGGTGCGCCCGGCCAAGACCGCCGGCAAAGTACCGGCGGTGGTGGTCGTGCACGAAAACCGCGGGCTCAACCCGTACATCGAAGACGTGGCCCGGCGAGTGGCCAAGGCCGGGTTCATCGCCCTCGCCCCGGATGGCCTGACGTCGGTCGGCGGTTATCCCGGCAATGACGACAAGGGTCGCGAGCTTCAAGCCACGGTCGATCCGGAAAAGCTGATGAACGACTTTTTCGCCGCCGTCGAGTGGATGATGAAACACCCGGCCGCCACGGGAAAAGTCGGCATCACCGGGTTCTGCTACGGCGGTGGCGTGACCAACGCGGCGGCCGTGGCTTATCCGGAACTGGGTGCCGCCGTGTCGTTCTATGGCCGTCAGCCGACGGCGGAGGAAGTGCCCCGGATCAAGGCCCCGGTGATGCTGCACTACGGCGAACTGGATACGCGGATCAACGAAGGCTGGCCCGCCTATGAGAAAGCGTTGAAGGCCGGGGGCAAGACCTATGAGGCCTACATTTACCCGGGCTGCAATCATGGTTTTCACAATGACTCGACACCGCGTTATGACGAGGCGGCGGCGAAGCTGGCGTGGGAGCGGACGGTGGGGTGGTTTAAGAAGTATCTGGTTTGA
- a CDS encoding heme-binding protein: protein MNSKAVLSQAEVGQIIKAARAEAQANQWAVTIVVVDDGGHPLALERLDGCAPSSAYIATEKARTSALGRRESKSYEDMVNSGRYAFLSAPVLTSLEGGVPIVFDGQVIGAVGVSGVKPEQDAQVAKAGAQCLE from the coding sequence ATGAACAGCAAAGCCGTCCTGAGCCAGGCCGAAGTCGGCCAGATCATCAAAGCCGCCCGCGCCGAAGCACAGGCCAACCAATGGGCCGTGACCATAGTGGTGGTCGATGACGGCGGCCACCCACTGGCCCTCGAACGCCTCGACGGCTGCGCGCCGAGCAGCGCGTACATCGCCACCGAAAAGGCCCGCACCTCAGCCCTCGGGCGACGCGAATCGAAAAGTTATGAGGACATGGTCAACAGTGGGCGCTACGCTTTCCTGTCAGCACCGGTGCTGACTTCGCTTGAGGGTGGCGTGCCGATTGTTTTCGATGGGCAGGTGATTGGTGCTGTCGGGGTGTCGGGCGTCAAGCCCGAACAGGATGCGCAGGTGGCGAAGGCCGGGGCGCAGTGCCTGGAATGA